The nucleotide sequence CCATGCTCATGAAAGACGCAGCCGCCGAATTGGGGCTTGCCGAAAGCACCATTTCGCGCGCCGCCAACCAAAAATATTTGTCTTGCCCGCGCGGACTATTTGCGTTACGCTATTTCTTCACACAGGCAGTCAATTCCGAAGGCGACAAAGAAGGCCTGAGCCAAGGCGCGATTAAAGCCGTTTTGGGGCAGATTATCGAAAACGAAGACAGCAGCAAACCCCATTCCGACGAAACCCTTGTCCGCCTCCTCAAACAACAGGGCATAGACATCGCCCGCCGCACCGTCGCCAAATACAGGGAATCGCTCGACATCCCGCCGGCACACAAACGCAAACTTACCGAATGACAGTTTTAAACCGCAGTTTTCCCGTTCCGTTTCTGACGGACTGAACCCCACCGAAGGAGCTGTATTATGAATCTGAAAATCACCGGTCTGAATTTCGACGTTACCGAGGCCATCAAAAACTACGTTTCCGAAAAATTGGAACGCATCAACCGCCACGCAGCCAACGCCATTTCCGTTACCATCACCCTTTCTGTGGAAAAACTCAATCAACAGGCTGAAGCAGACATCCATCTGGCGGGCAAAGACCTCCACGTCGAGGCCGTTGAACAAG is from Neisseria sicca and encodes:
- the hpf gene encoding ribosome hibernation-promoting factor, HPF/YfiA family, producing MNLKITGLNFDVTEAIKNYVSEKLERINRHAANAISVTITLSVEKLNQQAEADIHLAGKDLHVEAVEQDMYAAIDVLMDKLDRAVLKHKEKSGDVRNTVKPAAE